In Halogeometricum sp. S1BR25-6, a single genomic region encodes these proteins:
- the coxB gene encoding cytochrome c oxidase subunit II encodes MPTIITGVTFGVLAQTGLIPRGTRAFVFERIFEVFLLLGTAVGVVVVGYMLYNAYKYRAGGGRGSDADRPVLGELPSGSGGGRKLFTSFFLSTVVVISLVSWTYGTLLFVEEGPEAEDTMEVRVEGYQFGWRFVYPNGHESDTLRVPRNESVRLVVTSDDVFHNFGIPALRVKTDAIPGQETDTWFRAEETGNYTAQCYELCGSGHSFMTATVVVMEPDEYESWYESTEAGGTENGSTTGETTAESDPGGALAEVAR; translated from the coding sequence ATGCCAACAATTATCACGGGCGTAACGTTCGGCGTCCTCGCCCAGACGGGTCTGATTCCGCGCGGGACGCGAGCGTTCGTCTTCGAGCGAATCTTCGAGGTGTTCCTCCTGTTGGGGACGGCCGTCGGCGTCGTCGTCGTCGGCTACATGCTGTACAACGCCTACAAGTACCGCGCGGGCGGCGGACGGGGGAGCGACGCCGACCGGCCCGTCCTCGGCGAACTCCCGTCCGGGAGCGGCGGCGGTCGGAAACTGTTCACCTCCTTTTTCCTCAGCACCGTCGTCGTCATCTCGCTCGTCTCCTGGACGTACGGGACGCTCCTGTTCGTCGAGGAGGGACCGGAGGCGGAGGACACGATGGAGGTCCGCGTGGAGGGCTACCAGTTCGGGTGGCGCTTCGTCTACCCGAACGGGCACGAGTCCGACACCCTCCGCGTTCCGCGGAACGAGTCGGTGAGGCTCGTCGTCACCTCCGACGACGTGTTCCACAACTTCGGCATCCCCGCGTTGCGGGTGAAGACCGACGCCATTCCCGGACAGGAGACGGACACGTGGTTCCGGGCCGAGGAGACGGGCAACTACACCGCGCAGTGCTACGAACTCTGCGGGTCCGGCCACTCGTTCATGACGGCGACGGTAGTCGTGATGGAACCGGACGAGTACGAATCGTGGTACGAGAGCACGGAGGCGGGCGGAACCGAGAACGGGTCGACGACCGGCGAAACGACGGCGGAGAGTGACCCCGGCGGAGCGCTCGCGGAGGTGGCGAGATGA
- a CDS encoding DUF6789 family protein, protein MSGELTERESVGIEESFAEPFEIPISGRVVLMAMTGGFVGTVLMMPVLVGIPELLGLFQTAPITAFAGFAAFFGLEPTLLLGVVLFGFGGTVVLPLTFLVLGAFLPPESPRYLRGATFATFFWTGFLPAFWPDAGLLTVLSFLLFSLLAHWVYGLTLGVVLHRTTGIPQHNV, encoded by the coding sequence ATGAGTGGAGAACTCACGGAACGGGAGTCCGTCGGCATCGAGGAATCGTTCGCCGAACCGTTCGAAATCCCCATCAGCGGGCGCGTCGTCCTGATGGCGATGACGGGCGGGTTCGTCGGTACGGTGCTGATGATGCCCGTCCTCGTCGGCATCCCCGAACTGCTGGGACTGTTCCAGACGGCGCCCATCACCGCGTTCGCCGGGTTCGCCGCGTTCTTCGGCCTCGAACCGACGCTGTTGCTCGGCGTCGTCCTGTTCGGGTTCGGCGGCACCGTCGTCCTCCCTCTAACGTTTCTCGTCCTCGGGGCGTTCCTCCCGCCGGAGTCGCCGCGCTACCTCCGCGGCGCGACGTTCGCGACATTCTTCTGGACGGGGTTCCTCCCGGCGTTCTGGCCGGACGCCGGCCTTCTCACCGTCCTCTCCTTCCTCCTCTTCTCGCTTCTCGCCCACTGGGTGTACGGGCTGACGCTCGGCGTGGTGCTCCACCGCACGACCGGTATCCCGCAGCACAACGTCTGA
- the cyaB gene encoding class IV adenylate cyclase, whose amino-acid sequence MYEVEVKLRADHEAVRARLAEAGAVREASVEQTDTYYDAPHRDFAETDEALRIRRETRVDDDASDGDGGETTKVTYKGPLVDEASKTRSEHETTLGDRESAEGILSGLGFEPVETVEKDREFFALDGYTVTLDAVTGLGEFVEVEAAVETEAEIDAAREGAFEVLRRLGLDPDEQIRTSYLALLLAE is encoded by the coding sequence ATGTACGAGGTGGAGGTCAAACTCCGCGCGGACCACGAAGCGGTCCGGGCGCGACTCGCAGAGGCGGGGGCCGTCCGCGAGGCCAGCGTCGAACAGACGGACACCTACTACGACGCCCCGCACCGCGACTTCGCGGAGACCGACGAGGCGCTTCGAATCCGCCGGGAGACGCGCGTCGACGACGACGCGTCCGACGGTGACGGCGGGGAGACAACGAAGGTGACGTACAAGGGTCCCCTCGTGGACGAGGCGTCGAAGACGCGGAGCGAACACGAGACGACGCTCGGGGACCGAGAGAGCGCCGAGGGTATCCTCTCGGGTCTCGGCTTCGAACCGGTCGAGACGGTGGAGAAAGACCGCGAGTTCTTCGCCCTCGACGGTTACACCGTCACCCTCGACGCCGTGACGGGCCTCGGCGAGTTCGTGGAAGTCGAGGCGGCGGTCGAGACGGAGGCCGAGATAGACGCCGCCCGGGAGGGCGCGTTCGAGGTTCTCCGCCGCCTCGGCCTGGACCCCGACGAGCAGATTCGGACCTCCTACCTCGCCCTCCTCCTCGCGGAGTGA
- a CDS encoding methionine adenosyltransferase, translating into MTERNIKIEAVERLAVEDQSVEIVERKGIGHPDSIADGIAENVSRALSNLYLDRVGKVLHYNTDETQIVAGESAPEFGGGEVIEPIYILLVGRATKQYDGEKLPVNAVALEAARDYLAENIPELEFGTDVIVDVKLGEGSGDLQDVFGEDAVEVPMSNDTSFGVGHAPLTETESIVLNVERQLNGPYAERHPYVGPDVKVMGKREDDTIDITVAAAMVDAYIADLEEYKDAVEHVREYVGDVAGDYTDREVNVQVNTADDYEEGSIYLTVTGTSAEMGDDGSVGRGNRANGLITPNRPMSMEATSGKNPVNHIGKIYNLLSTDVAESVVADVDGIRDLQVRLLSQIGRPIDEPHVADAKVVTEEGVALSDIEADVEAIIDEKLANVTNVTRRVIDGEMSTF; encoded by the coding sequence ATGACCGAGCGGAACATCAAGATCGAGGCGGTCGAACGACTCGCCGTCGAGGACCAGAGCGTCGAAATCGTCGAGCGGAAGGGTATCGGTCACCCCGACTCCATCGCCGACGGCATCGCCGAGAACGTCTCGCGCGCGCTCTCGAACCTCTATCTCGACCGGGTCGGCAAAGTCCTCCACTACAACACCGACGAGACGCAGATCGTCGCCGGCGAGTCCGCCCCCGAGTTCGGCGGCGGCGAGGTCATCGAACCCATCTACATCCTCCTCGTGGGTCGTGCGACCAAGCAGTACGACGGCGAGAAACTCCCCGTCAACGCCGTCGCCCTGGAAGCGGCGCGCGACTACCTCGCGGAAAACATCCCCGAACTGGAGTTCGGCACGGACGTCATCGTCGACGTGAAACTCGGCGAGGGGTCCGGCGACCTGCAGGACGTCTTCGGCGAGGACGCCGTCGAGGTTCCGATGTCGAACGACACCTCCTTCGGCGTCGGTCACGCTCCCTTGACCGAGACCGAAAGCATCGTTCTGAACGTCGAGCGACAGTTGAACGGCCCGTACGCCGAGCGCCACCCCTACGTCGGCCCCGACGTGAAGGTGATGGGCAAGCGCGAGGACGACACCATCGACATCACCGTCGCCGCCGCGATGGTCGACGCCTACATCGCCGACCTCGAAGAGTACAAGGACGCCGTCGAACACGTCCGCGAGTACGTCGGCGACGTGGCCGGAGACTACACCGACCGCGAGGTGAACGTGCAGGTGAACACCGCCGACGACTACGAGGAGGGCTCTATCTACCTCACCGTCACCGGCACCAGCGCCGAAATGGGCGACGACGGCTCCGTCGGCCGCGGCAACCGCGCCAACGGCCTCATCACGCCCAACCGCCCGATGAGCATGGAGGCCACATCCGGGAAGAACCCCGTCAACCACATCGGGAAGATATACAACCTGCTGTCGACCGACGTCGCCGAGTCAGTCGTCGCCGACGTCGACGGCATCCGCGACCTGCAGGTCCGCCTGCTCTCACAGATCGGTCGCCCCATCGACGAACCCCACGTCGCCGACGCGAAAGTCGTCACCGAAGAGGGCGTCGCCCTCTCGGACATCGAGGCCGACGTGGAGGCCATCATCGACGAGAAACTGGCGAACGTGACGAACGTGACGCGCCGCGTCATCGACGGCGAGATGTCGACGTTCTGA
- a CDS encoding tRNA sulfurtransferase: MTQADAVLVGFGEFGAKSSEVRTKMARRLAGSVRHLLDEQGFAGEVERRWSRIVVHTPDAEEARAVAAAVATLPGVAFARPVVAVDATREAVFGALEALTADHPAGTTFAVDADRVGPADDHRFSGRDLNVEGGRLVEDLTGATVELDDPDRTYRIEVRGDEAYVSVVRFDGPGGLPLGTQGRVAVLVSGGIDSPVAAWRLMRRGCVPIPVYVDIGDYGGADHRARAFEVVRTLAARAPGEDLRPRVVDGAAVVDRLVAAVDDTRMLSLRRAMLVMAEAVARREDAHSIATGESIGQKSSQTGPNLAVTDAAATLPVHRPLAASDKSDVVEAARRLGTYDDSTLPAGCERVAPPHPETNASLADVVAAEPDGLLDAAREAGRTASTEPLDRDV; the protein is encoded by the coding sequence GTGACCCAAGCGGACGCCGTCCTCGTCGGGTTCGGCGAGTTCGGGGCCAAGAGCAGCGAGGTCCGAACGAAGATGGCCCGCCGACTGGCCGGGAGCGTGCGCCACCTCCTCGACGAACAGGGATTCGCGGGGGAAGTGGAGCGCCGGTGGTCTCGTATCGTCGTCCACACGCCGGACGCCGAGGAGGCGCGGGCGGTCGCGGCGGCGGTGGCGACGCTCCCCGGCGTCGCGTTCGCCCGGCCCGTCGTCGCCGTCGACGCGACGCGCGAGGCGGTGTTCGGCGCCCTCGAAGCCCTCACCGCCGACCACCCGGCGGGGACGACGTTCGCCGTCGACGCCGACCGCGTCGGCCCCGCCGACGACCACAGGTTCTCCGGCCGGGACCTGAACGTCGAAGGGGGGCGACTGGTGGAGGACCTGACGGGTGCGACGGTGGAGTTGGACGACCCCGACCGGACCTACCGCATCGAGGTCCGCGGGGACGAGGCGTACGTCTCCGTCGTCCGGTTCGACGGGCCGGGCGGCCTCCCCCTCGGAACGCAGGGCCGCGTCGCCGTCCTCGTCAGCGGCGGCATCGACTCCCCCGTCGCCGCGTGGCGACTGATGCGCCGCGGATGCGTTCCGATTCCGGTGTACGTCGACATCGGCGACTACGGCGGCGCCGACCACCGCGCTCGGGCGTTCGAGGTGGTTCGGACGCTCGCCGCCCGCGCGCCGGGCGAGGACCTGCGCCCGCGCGTCGTCGACGGCGCGGCGGTGGTCGACCGTCTGGTCGCGGCCGTCGACGACACGCGCATGCTGTCGCTCCGCCGAGCGATGCTCGTCATGGCCGAGGCGGTGGCCCGGCGCGAGGACGCCCACTCGATAGCGACGGGCGAGTCCATCGGGCAGAAGTCGAGTCAGACCGGCCCGAACCTCGCCGTCACGGACGCGGCGGCGACGCTCCCCGTCCACCGACCGCTGGCCGCGTCGGACAAATCCGACGTCGTCGAGGCCGCGCGCCGCCTCGGCACCTACGACGACTCGACGCTGCCCGCGGGGTGCGAACGGGTCGCGCCACCGCACCCCGAGACGAACGCCTCCCTCGCGGACGTCGTCGCCGCCGAACCAGACGGCCTCCTCGACGCGGCGCGGGAGGCGGGGCGGACGGCGTCGACGGAACCGCTCGACCGAGACGTGTGA
- a CDS encoding DUF5804 family protein gives MTRVCFVGSPGANVQYELLSRDTARAALSTYDIRTPFENSLAVDTVSVGAAVSLCNDLNWYLVRFVDHVLVREPSVSSEEWLSRRLAEAVRDGEVRPEETGERLAVYGLADGRLVEPMFVSRRPDGSIPSYDLREVKETVVVRVHESEFGA, from the coding sequence GTGACGCGGGTCTGTTTCGTGGGGTCGCCCGGCGCGAACGTGCAGTACGAACTCCTGTCGAGAGACACCGCCCGGGCCGCCCTGTCGACGTACGACATCCGCACCCCGTTCGAGAACTCTCTGGCCGTCGACACGGTGAGCGTCGGCGCCGCCGTCTCCCTGTGTAACGACCTGAACTGGTATCTCGTCCGCTTCGTCGACCACGTCCTCGTGCGGGAACCGAGCGTCTCCTCGGAGGAGTGGCTCTCGCGCCGCCTCGCGGAGGCGGTACGGGACGGCGAGGTCCGACCCGAGGAGACGGGCGAGCGACTCGCCGTCTACGGCCTCGCGGACGGCCGCCTCGTCGAACCGATGTTCGTCTCGCGCCGCCCGGACGGGTCGATTCCGTCCTACGACCTGCGGGAGGTGAAGGAGACGGTGGTCGTCCGCGTCCACGAGTCGGAGTTCGGCGCGTGA
- a CDS encoding PLP-dependent cysteine synthase family protein has protein sequence MDANILETIGSPLVEVSSPEGATVAAKVESKNPGGSAKDRPALAMIEAAERAGDISPGDSLVEPTSGNTGIGLAMVSATKGYDMTIVMSDSASKERREIMRAYGADIELVEGDISAAKDRADELEAEGMTQLRQFENEANPRAHYRTTAEEILEQVGDREIDALVAGVGTGGTLSGIGRRLREEFPEMTVVAVEPAENAVLSTGESGPDDYQGMGPGFVSPNLDLNLVDDIELVPLEEAEAECRRLAREEGILVGQSSGASNLAARRVAEELATPEADCPEPPERYVIEDAADDIREDVEPGGARADGGPAGADGGAEADDCPLVLTVFWDSGERYMSTGMFD, from the coding sequence ATGGACGCGAACATCCTCGAAACCATCGGCTCCCCGTTGGTCGAGGTGTCGTCGCCCGAGGGGGCGACGGTGGCGGCGAAGGTGGAGTCGAAGAACCCGGGTGGGTCCGCGAAGGACCGCCCGGCGTTGGCGATGATAGAGGCTGCCGAGCGCGCCGGCGACATCTCGCCGGGCGACAGCCTGGTCGAACCGACCAGCGGCAACACGGGCATCGGCCTCGCGATGGTGTCGGCGACGAAGGGATACGACATGACCATCGTGATGTCCGACTCCGCCTCGAAGGAGCGCCGGGAGATAATGCGCGCCTACGGCGCCGACATCGAACTCGTCGAGGGTGACATCTCCGCGGCGAAAGACCGCGCCGACGAGTTGGAGGCCGAGGGGATGACGCAACTGCGGCAGTTCGAGAACGAGGCGAACCCCCGCGCGCACTACCGGACGACGGCCGAGGAGATTCTCGAACAGGTCGGCGACAGGGAGATAGACGCCCTCGTCGCGGGCGTCGGCACCGGCGGCACCCTCTCGGGTATCGGGCGCCGTCTCCGCGAGGAGTTCCCCGAGATGACCGTCGTCGCCGTCGAACCCGCGGAGAACGCCGTGCTCTCGACGGGCGAGTCCGGCCCGGACGACTACCAGGGGATGGGGCCGGGGTTCGTCAGCCCCAACCTCGATTTGAATCTCGTGGACGACATCGAACTCGTGCCCCTCGAAGAGGCCGAAGCGGAGTGCCGCCGCCTCGCCCGCGAGGAGGGGATACTGGTCGGCCAGTCGTCGGGCGCCTCGAACCTCGCCGCGCGCCGCGTCGCCGAGGAACTCGCCACCCCGGAGGCGGACTGTCCCGAACCGCCCGAACGCTACGTCATCGAGGACGCGGCGGACGACATCCGCGAGGACGTCGAACCCGGAGGCGCCCGCGCCGACGGCGGCCCGGCGGGCGCTGACGGGGGCGCAGAAGCCGACGACTGCCCCCTCGTCCTCACGGTGTTCTGGGACAGCGGCGAACGCTACATGTCCACCGGGATGTTCGACTGA
- a CDS encoding thioredoxin family protein translates to MADAESGTLETMRANPAWDAESYADAVETLSEEGLDFRIWGGDWCSDCRNQLPDFGAALDAAEVPEENIHHYPVEKEEDGSKTGPLVEEYGIELIPTVVVEREGDEVARFVEEEPVSVAVYLADELRR, encoded by the coding sequence ATGGCCGACGCCGAATCCGGAACGCTAGAGACGATGCGAGCGAACCCCGCCTGGGACGCCGAGTCCTACGCCGACGCCGTCGAGACGCTCTCCGAAGAGGGTCTCGACTTTCGAATCTGGGGCGGCGACTGGTGCAGCGACTGCCGCAACCAACTGCCCGACTTCGGGGCCGCCCTCGACGCCGCCGAGGTGCCCGAGGAGAACATCCACCATTACCCGGTGGAAAAAGAGGAGGACGGAAGCAAGACCGGACCGCTCGTCGAGGAGTACGGCATCGAACTGATTCCGACGGTCGTCGTCGAACGCGAGGGAGACGAGGTAGCCCGCTTCGTCGAGGAGGAACCCGTCTCCGTCGCCGTCTACCTCGCCGACGAACTGCGGCGGTAG
- a CDS encoding thioredoxin domain-containing protein encodes MSDATGRNRLGDEQSPYLRQHADNPVNWQPWDEAALETAREEDKPIFLSVGYSACHWCHVMADESFEDEAVARVLNESFVPIKVDREERPDLDRIYQTICQLVSGGGGWPLSVWLTPEGKPFYVGTYFPKEERRDRGNVPGFLDLCESFANAWETDREEIENRAQQWTDALKDQLEETPDEVGEAPGTEVLGEVAKAALRGADREYGGFGSGGPKFPQPGRVEALLRSYVHSDEEEPLDVAMETLDAMAGGGMYDHVGGGFHRYATDRQWTVPHFEKMLYDNAEIPRVYLAAHRLTGREDYADIARETFDFVSRELRHPDGGFYSTLDAQSGGEEGTFYVWTPEQVRDALDDEARADVFCDYYGVTAGGNFENGTTVLTVSTPIDQVAEEHGLTTDEAVDHLDAARETLFEARESRTRPPRDEKVLAGWNGLMISSLAQGSLVLGDEYAERAADALGFVREHLWDSDTGRLSRRFKDGDVKGDGYLEDYAFLARGAFDLYQATGDVDHLAFAVDLSRTLVDLFYEESAGTLYFTPADGEALVTRPQELQDQSTPSSVGVAASLLLDLDSFAPDADFAAVAGSVLDTHADRIRGRPLEHVSLALASEKRARGGSEIVVAADSLPESFRQTLAARYVPGSVLSVRPPTDDDLSPWLDALGLAEAPPVWKGREMRDGDPTVYACEGRACSPPAHSVDEALSWFGGDGGLDVEPSDVDLDESELNFDDE; translated from the coding sequence ATGAGTGACGCGACGGGGCGAAATCGGCTCGGCGACGAACAGAGCCCGTACCTCCGACAGCACGCCGACAACCCGGTCAACTGGCAGCCGTGGGACGAGGCGGCCCTCGAAACCGCCCGCGAGGAGGACAAACCTATCTTCCTCTCGGTGGGCTACTCGGCGTGTCACTGGTGTCACGTCATGGCCGACGAGAGCTTCGAGGACGAGGCGGTGGCGCGGGTGCTCAACGAGTCGTTCGTCCCCATCAAAGTGGACAGAGAGGAGCGACCCGACTTAGACCGGATATATCAAACCATCTGCCAACTCGTCTCCGGCGGCGGCGGGTGGCCGCTGTCGGTGTGGCTTACTCCTGAAGGAAAGCCGTTCTACGTCGGGACGTACTTCCCGAAAGAGGAACGCCGAGATAGAGGAAACGTCCCCGGATTCCTCGACCTCTGCGAGTCGTTCGCGAACGCGTGGGAGACCGACAGAGAGGAGATAGAGAACCGGGCGCAGCAGTGGACCGACGCGTTGAAGGACCAGTTGGAGGAGACGCCCGACGAGGTGGGCGAGGCGCCCGGGACGGAGGTGCTCGGCGAGGTTGCGAAGGCCGCCCTGCGCGGCGCGGACCGCGAGTACGGCGGGTTCGGGTCCGGCGGGCCGAAGTTCCCCCAACCGGGCCGCGTCGAGGCGCTTCTCCGTTCCTACGTCCACTCCGACGAGGAGGAACCGCTCGACGTGGCGATGGAGACGCTGGACGCGATGGCCGGCGGCGGGATGTACGACCACGTCGGCGGCGGCTTCCACCGCTACGCCACCGACCGGCAGTGGACCGTCCCGCACTTCGAGAAGATGCTGTACGACAACGCGGAGATTCCCCGCGTCTACCTCGCCGCTCACCGACTGACGGGTCGGGAGGACTACGCCGACATCGCCCGCGAGACGTTCGACTTCGTTTCGCGCGAACTCCGCCACCCCGACGGCGGCTTCTACAGCACGCTCGACGCCCAGAGCGGCGGCGAGGAGGGGACGTTCTACGTCTGGACGCCCGAACAAGTGCGCGACGCACTTGACGACGAGGCGCGCGCCGACGTGTTCTGCGACTACTACGGCGTCACCGCCGGCGGCAACTTCGAGAACGGCACCACCGTCCTCACCGTCTCGACGCCGATAGACCAGGTGGCCGAAGAGCACGGCCTAACGACCGACGAAGCGGTCGACCATCTCGACGCCGCCCGCGAGACGCTGTTCGAGGCGCGCGAGTCGCGGACGCGCCCGCCGCGCGACGAGAAGGTGCTCGCCGGCTGGAACGGGCTGATGATTTCGAGCCTCGCGCAGGGGTCGCTCGTCCTCGGCGACGAGTACGCCGAACGCGCGGCCGACGCGCTCGGATTCGTTCGCGAGCACCTGTGGGACTCAGATACAGGGCGGCTCTCCCGCCGGTTCAAGGACGGCGACGTGAAGGGCGACGGCTACCTCGAAGACTACGCGTTCCTCGCGCGCGGCGCGTTCGACCTCTACCAGGCCACCGGCGACGTCGACCACCTCGCGTTCGCCGTCGACCTCTCGCGGACGCTGGTCGACCTGTTCTACGAGGAGTCGGCGGGGACGCTGTACTTCACGCCCGCCGACGGCGAGGCGCTGGTCACCCGTCCGCAGGAGCTACAGGACCAGTCGACGCCCTCCAGCGTCGGCGTCGCCGCCTCCCTGCTCCTCGACCTCGATTCGTTCGCCCCCGACGCCGACTTCGCCGCCGTCGCGGGGTCGGTGCTCGACACGCACGCCGACCGGATTCGGGGGCGGCCGCTCGAACACGTCTCGCTCGCCCTCGCTAGCGAGAAGCGCGCCCGCGGCGGGTCGGAAATCGTCGTCGCGGCCGACTCGCTCCCCGAGTCGTTCCGCCAGACGCTGGCCGCGCGCTACGTCCCCGGGTCGGTCCTCTCGGTCCGACCGCCGACGGACGACGACCTGTCGCCGTGGCTCGACGCTCTCGGCCTCGCGGAGGCGCCGCCCGTCTGGAAGGGCAGAGAGATGCGTGACGGCGACCCGACAGTTTACGCCTGCGAGGGACGGGCCTGTTCGCCGCCGGCGCACTCGGTAGACGAGGCGCTCTCGTGGTTCGGCGGCGACGGCGGCCTCGACGTGGAGCCTTCAGACGTGGACCTCGACGAGTCGGAACTGAACTTCGACGACGAATAG
- a CDS encoding PQQ-binding-like beta-propeller repeat protein: MVSRRRFLHLGAGAATATAAAGCIGSSHGGDDTVPVTDASEPTDGTTTGENGDESASPLDLSEWNPDWTLSFDDANVLGLDADGSGPLFAAVSDEGGDAAVAAVDPADESVRWRTAMDGEAVAGSHASARGIARGGWGTTLSGDAVYAVAGRADEREWTALHALDRSTGERRWSLRRNRRLSVAGVSDGLLVAAGLEFFPPPGVTPTSHQTPEEPLTTVVYGLDADDGGVRWTRKFEAVSDVGVGSEGVYVAAGDRLVCLHLDGETRFTLGGGAPARRVEVDGDRAFLLTGEDGNATLSGVAPNGDVDWRLSAPVGELLLGEDRLYAGGDAVLAVDADGAVDWRDDGYGRWLLLDPDGDTLYTRSGVAADAATAYDAVGSGDADGGARWTFDPPSDNAWPEAATADSLVATAITADDADDPFYTVYSVTGDGEATKSFGVDTVFDALGLDGAVYVGDGESNLLALTP, translated from the coding sequence ATGGTCTCTCGCAGACGCTTTCTCCATCTCGGCGCCGGCGCGGCGACGGCGACGGCGGCCGCCGGATGCATCGGCAGTTCGCACGGCGGCGACGACACCGTGCCGGTCACCGACGCGTCAGAACCGACCGACGGGACGACGACGGGAGAGAACGGGGACGAGTCCGCGTCCCCCCTCGACCTTTCCGAATGGAATCCAGATTGGACGCTGTCGTTCGACGACGCGAACGTGCTCGGACTCGACGCGGACGGTTCCGGTCCGCTGTTCGCCGCCGTGAGCGACGAGGGCGGCGACGCCGCCGTCGCGGCCGTCGACCCCGCCGACGAATCGGTCCGCTGGCGGACGGCGATGGACGGCGAAGCGGTCGCCGGGTCGCACGCCTCGGCGCGGGGCATCGCCCGCGGCGGGTGGGGAACGACGCTCTCCGGCGACGCCGTCTACGCCGTCGCCGGCCGGGCGGACGAACGGGAGTGGACTGCCCTGCACGCCCTCGACCGCTCGACCGGCGAGCGTCGCTGGTCGCTCCGACGAAATCGGCGGCTCTCGGTCGCCGGCGTCTCCGACGGCCTCCTCGTCGCCGCGGGACTGGAGTTCTTCCCGCCGCCGGGCGTGACGCCGACCAGCCATCAGACGCCCGAGGAACCCCTCACGACCGTCGTCTACGGACTCGACGCGGACGACGGAGGCGTCCGCTGGACGCGGAAGTTCGAGGCCGTCTCCGACGTCGGCGTCGGTTCTGAAGGGGTGTACGTCGCCGCCGGGGACCGTCTGGTCTGTCTCCACCTCGACGGCGAGACGCGGTTCACGCTCGGCGGCGGCGCTCCCGCGAGACGGGTCGAGGTCGACGGCGACCGGGCGTTCCTACTCACGGGGGAGGACGGGAACGCGACGCTCTCGGGCGTCGCCCCGAACGGCGACGTGGACTGGCGACTCTCCGCGCCCGTCGGGGAACTGCTCCTCGGCGAGGACCGACTGTACGCCGGCGGCGACGCGGTTCTCGCCGTCGACGCCGACGGCGCAGTCGACTGGCGCGACGACGGCTACGGCCGGTGGCTCCTCCTCGACCCGGACGGTGACACGCTGTACACGCGGTCTGGGGTGGCGGCGGACGCCGCGACGGCGTACGACGCGGTCGGTTCGGGCGACGCGGACGGGGGAGCGCGCTGGACGTTCGACCCGCCGTCGGACAACGCGTGGCCGGAGGCGGCGACGGCCGACAGCCTCGTCGCCACCGCTATCACCGCCGACGACGCGGACGACCCGTTCTACACCGTCTACTCGGTGACCGGGGACGGCGAGGCGACGAAGTCGTTCGGCGTCGACACCGTCTTCGACGCGCTCGGACTCGACGGAGCGGTTTACGTGGGCGACGGCGAGTCGAACCTGTTGGCTCTGACCCCCTGA